Proteins from a genomic interval of Hoplias malabaricus isolate fHopMal1 chromosome 13, fHopMal1.hap1, whole genome shotgun sequence:
- the coro7 gene encoding coronin-7 isoform X2, whose translation MAKYLAQIVVVGVQVVGRAFARALRQEFAASQAAAAARGSSSKESAAVSSFTGMTVQEAQQILNISTLNPEEIKMNFEHLFKVNDKAVGGSFYLQSKVVRAKERLEEELHIQKQNQQQKT comes from the exons ATG GCGAAGTATCTTGCTCAGattgtggtggtgggggtgcAGGTGGTAGGCCGGGCTTTTGCGCGAGCTTTGCGTCAAGAGTTTGCAG CCAGCCAGGCTGCGGCGGCGGCGAGAGGGAGCTCAAGTAAAGAGTCCGCTGCAGTATCCAGTTTCACCGGGATGACAGTCCAGGAAGCTCAGCAGATTCTGAACATCTCCACTCTGAACCCAGAAGAAATCAAGATG AATTTTGAGCACTTGTTTAAAGTGAATGACAAAGCGGTTGGAGGCTCCTTCTACCTGCAGTCTAAG GTGGTGAGGGCCAAGGAGCGTCTGGAGGAAGAGTTGCATATTCAGAAGCAAAATCAGCAGCAAAAAACATGA